The following are encoded together in the Microterricola viridarii genome:
- a CDS encoding mechanosensitive ion channel family protein — protein sequence MEEFWAAFFGFFAAISTFLGASDNFLSKLVNIVIIVVLAFVIRWVLHFAIQRVVRQIVSGVKKTQNVDDTQAIAAASPLAAVRLVQRTRTLGSVLTNIVNVTIFTVTVLLIINQIDSTVLGSFALLTAAVGAGLGFGAQNIVKDALNGLFMVMEDQLGVGDVVDVGPTTGVVEAVGIRITQIRDVNGTLWFVRNGEILRVGNMSQGWARVIIDLAVPYDTDVEAVEELLMTTATEMATSSRWRSRMLEKPEVWGLESISADALVIRLVAKTRTVAKDDVSRELRSRLKKALDAAGIKLPALNSIVLTGFDSAASVKGAHPPRTRPVKVVENLAPHAPKAPRPRKAQSTPPVTPPTSFPGSTPGTPKTPKSDA from the coding sequence ATGGAAGAGTTCTGGGCTGCCTTCTTCGGCTTCTTTGCAGCGATCAGCACGTTTCTGGGCGCTTCAGATAATTTCCTGTCGAAGCTCGTCAACATCGTCATCATCGTCGTTCTGGCGTTCGTCATCCGGTGGGTGCTGCACTTCGCCATTCAGCGGGTCGTGCGCCAGATCGTCTCCGGCGTCAAGAAGACGCAGAACGTCGATGACACCCAGGCGATAGCCGCGGCATCCCCACTGGCTGCCGTGCGCCTCGTGCAACGCACCCGAACGCTCGGCTCGGTGCTCACCAACATCGTCAACGTCACCATCTTCACGGTCACGGTGCTGCTGATCATCAACCAGATCGACTCGACGGTTCTCGGCTCCTTCGCACTGCTCACCGCCGCCGTCGGTGCCGGACTCGGTTTCGGCGCACAGAACATCGTCAAGGACGCCCTGAACGGCCTGTTCATGGTGATGGAGGACCAACTCGGCGTCGGCGATGTCGTCGACGTCGGCCCGACGACCGGTGTGGTCGAGGCCGTCGGTATCCGCATCACGCAGATCCGCGACGTCAACGGCACGCTGTGGTTCGTGCGCAACGGAGAGATCCTGCGCGTCGGCAACATGTCGCAGGGCTGGGCGCGCGTCATCATCGACCTCGCCGTGCCCTATGACACCGACGTCGAGGCCGTCGAGGAACTCCTGATGACCACCGCGACCGAGATGGCCACCAGCAGCCGCTGGCGCTCCCGCATGCTGGAGAAGCCAGAGGTGTGGGGGCTGGAGTCGATCTCGGCCGACGCCCTCGTCATCCGCCTGGTGGCCAAGACGCGCACCGTGGCCAAGGATGACGTCTCCCGCGAGCTGCGCAGCCGCCTGAAGAAGGCGCTGGATGCGGCTGGCATCAAGCTCCCCGCGCTCAACTCGATCGTGCTCACCGGGTTTGACAGCGCTGCCAGTGTGAAGGGCGCCCACCCGCCGCGCACCCGCCCGGTGAAGGTGGTCGAGAATCTCGCGCCGCACGCTCCGAAGGCGCCGCGGCCGCGCAAGGCCCAGAGCACTCCCCCCGTCACACCCCCCACCAGTTTCCCGGGCTCGACGCCCGGCACGCCCAAGACCCCGAAATCGGATGCCTGA
- the pepN gene encoding aminopeptidase N, which yields MAESNLTRAEAEQRSSVVTGPSYEIVVDLTRGEELFGSTTTVRFGAVAGSSTFIEANTRAVHSVTLNGVALNPAAVSDGLRIRLDNLETVNELHIEADSAYTNTGEGLHRFSDPVDGKPYLYTEFAVAEANRVFACFDQPDLKASYQFTVIAPADWHVISNSTTPEPELSTLRQAQDGAGSISGEGGAARWVFPPSPHISTYIAALIAGPYSEWHSEATTADGRTIPLGLFARASLADYVEPEVMFEKTRQGLAYYEASYGVGFPYEKYDQIFVPEYNWGAMENVGAVTFNEGYLFRSKVPDARKEQRALVVLHELSHMWFGNLVTMKWWNDLWLNESFATWTSTIAAASATEYADSWATFASTEKTHAYEQDQLPSTHPIVATINDLEDVEVNFDGITYSKGASVIKQLVAWVGLDAFYAGISAYLQKHAGGNATLRDLLDELEVTSGRELTEWSKLWLETAGVNTLRPEIQTTDDGTITGFAVLQSAASEQPTIRPHRLAIGFYNDVDGALVRTHRVELDVDGERTEVAELVGLPRPALVLLNDDDLAYAKIRLDDASHTVAIERLARISDPLARAVIWGAIWDATRDAEASPRDFVRLVLGNIAAETQSAQRALSLRLLELVLGQYVAPEFRAETAVEAGDALWALTQSADAGSDAQLQLLRSFIAIASAPGQLDVLVELLAGEALLAGLSIDTELRWEIVISLAAAGLASVESIDEVLATDDTAKGRQSALTAKAAMPNAAGKLAAWTAAATDTSLSNDYVRAHALGWRRARPSDLLAPQLEPYFAMLQQVWSSRSYNMAAAIIRGLYPAPLASAELAEASRAWLAANDGPPALRRIVVEELSRVERALAAQERDRR from the coding sequence GTGGCCGAGTCCAACCTCACCCGCGCGGAGGCCGAGCAACGCTCATCCGTCGTCACCGGCCCGAGCTATGAGATCGTCGTCGACCTGACCCGCGGCGAGGAGCTGTTCGGCAGCACGACCACGGTGCGCTTCGGCGCCGTGGCCGGCTCGTCGACCTTCATCGAGGCCAACACCCGGGCGGTACACAGCGTGACGCTGAACGGCGTCGCGCTGAACCCGGCCGCCGTCAGCGACGGCCTCCGCATCCGCTTGGACAACCTCGAAACCGTGAATGAGCTTCACATTGAAGCAGATTCCGCGTATACGAATACCGGCGAAGGCCTGCACCGCTTCAGCGATCCGGTCGACGGCAAGCCCTACCTGTACACCGAGTTCGCGGTGGCCGAGGCGAACCGAGTGTTCGCCTGCTTCGACCAGCCGGACTTGAAGGCGAGCTACCAGTTCACCGTCATCGCACCCGCCGACTGGCACGTGATCAGCAACTCGACGACTCCCGAGCCCGAGCTTTCGACCCTTCGACAGGCTCAGGACGGCGCAGGCTCAATCAGCGGGGAAGGCGGGGCGGCCCGATGGGTCTTCCCGCCCAGCCCGCACATCTCGACGTACATCGCCGCGCTCATCGCCGGCCCATACAGCGAGTGGCACAGCGAGGCGACGACGGCCGACGGACGCACCATTCCGCTCGGGCTGTTCGCCCGGGCATCCCTCGCCGACTACGTCGAACCCGAGGTGATGTTCGAGAAGACCCGGCAGGGGCTCGCCTACTACGAGGCCAGCTACGGCGTCGGCTTCCCGTACGAGAAGTACGACCAGATCTTCGTGCCCGAGTACAACTGGGGCGCCATGGAGAACGTCGGCGCCGTCACGTTCAACGAGGGCTACCTGTTCCGCTCCAAGGTGCCGGATGCCCGCAAGGAGCAGCGTGCGCTCGTCGTGCTGCACGAGCTCAGCCACATGTGGTTCGGCAACCTGGTCACCATGAAGTGGTGGAACGACCTCTGGCTGAACGAGTCCTTCGCCACCTGGACGTCCACGATCGCCGCGGCCAGCGCCACCGAGTACGCCGACTCCTGGGCGACATTCGCCTCCACCGAGAAGACGCACGCCTACGAACAGGACCAGCTGCCGTCCACCCACCCGATCGTCGCGACGATCAACGACCTCGAAGACGTGGAGGTGAACTTCGACGGCATCACCTACTCGAAGGGCGCCTCCGTGATCAAGCAGCTCGTGGCCTGGGTCGGCCTGGACGCCTTCTACGCCGGCATCTCCGCCTACCTCCAGAAGCACGCCGGCGGCAATGCCACGCTGCGCGACCTGCTCGACGAACTTGAGGTCACCAGCGGCCGCGAGCTCACCGAATGGTCGAAGCTCTGGCTGGAGACGGCCGGTGTGAACACGCTGCGACCCGAGATCCAGACGACGGATGACGGCACCATCACGGGCTTTGCTGTGCTGCAGTCTGCGGCATCAGAGCAGCCAACGATCCGGCCACACCGCCTGGCTATCGGCTTCTACAACGATGTCGACGGCGCGCTCGTGCGCACCCACCGCGTCGAGTTGGACGTGGATGGGGAGCGCACCGAGGTGGCCGAGCTGGTCGGGCTCCCCCGGCCAGCGCTCGTGCTGCTGAACGACGACGACCTCGCCTACGCCAAGATCCGTCTGGACGACGCCTCGCACACCGTCGCGATCGAGCGTTTGGCGAGGATCAGCGACCCACTGGCTCGCGCCGTGATCTGGGGCGCCATCTGGGACGCCACCAGGGACGCCGAGGCGAGCCCGCGCGACTTCGTGCGGCTGGTGCTCGGCAACATCGCTGCGGAGACCCAGTCGGCCCAGCGCGCGCTGTCGCTGCGCCTGCTCGAGCTGGTGCTCGGCCAGTACGTGGCCCCGGAGTTCCGGGCGGAGACGGCCGTTGAGGCGGGCGACGCCCTCTGGGCGCTCACCCAGTCGGCCGACGCCGGCTCGGATGCCCAATTGCAGCTGCTGCGGAGCTTCATCGCCATCGCTTCGGCGCCGGGGCAGCTGGATGTGCTCGTCGAACTGCTCGCGGGCGAGGCTCTGTTGGCCGGGCTGAGCATCGACACCGAGCTGCGCTGGGAGATCGTGATCTCGCTCGCGGCGGCCGGGCTGGCATCCGTGGAGAGCATCGACGAGGTGCTGGCCACCGACGACACGGCCAAGGGTCGGCAGTCGGCACTCACGGCGAAGGCCGCGATGCCGAATGCCGCCGGCAAGCTCGCCGCGTGGACGGCAGCCGCCACCGACACCAGCCTGTCGAACGACTACGTGCGCGCGCATGCGCTGGGCTGGCGTCGGGCACGGCCGAGCGATCTGCTCGCGCCGCAGCTGGAGCCGTACTTCGCGATGCTGCAGCAGGTGTGGTCGAGCCGCAGCTACAACATGGCTGCGGCGATCATCCGCGGGCTGTACCCGGCGCCGCTGGCCAGCGCCGAGCTGGCCGAGGCCTCCCGGGCCTGGCTGGCCGCCAACGACGGCCCGCCGGCGCTCCGCCGCATCGTGGTGGAGGAGCTCTCCCGGGTGGAGCGCGCCCTCGCCGCCCAGGAGCGCGACCGCCGCTAG
- a CDS encoding globin has protein sequence MTEQQTPPATASEPGTETSEETTTSFYEQVGGRATFEKLVTEFYKGVADDPVLKPMYPEADLGPATERLTQFLEQYWGGPGTYSERRGHPRLRMRHVAFKVNPDARDRWLAHMRAALDTLDLSPLHEATLWDYLQRAAHSLVNTFEE, from the coding sequence ATGACCGAGCAGCAGACCCCACCCGCGACCGCCTCCGAGCCGGGCACCGAGACCAGCGAAGAGACCACGACCAGCTTCTATGAGCAGGTCGGCGGCCGCGCGACATTTGAGAAGCTCGTCACCGAGTTCTACAAGGGCGTCGCCGACGACCCGGTGCTGAAGCCGATGTACCCGGAGGCCGACCTCGGTCCGGCCACCGAGCGGCTGACCCAGTTCCTCGAGCAGTACTGGGGCGGGCCGGGCACTTACAGCGAGAGGCGCGGCCACCCACGCCTGCGCATGCGGCACGTGGCGTTCAAAGTGAACCCGGATGCCAGGGACCGCTGGCTCGCCCACATGCGCGCCGCCCTCGACACCCTGGACCTCTCTCCTCTGCATGAGGCAACCCTCTGGGACTACCTGCAGCGGGCGGCCCACTCGCTGGTGAACACCTTCGAGGAGTGA
- a CDS encoding ABC transporter ATP-binding protein: protein MITAEGLSKRYGAKTAVNDISFTVRPGQVTGFLGPNGAGKSTTMRMIVGLDRPSAGRVAVNGKPYAAHSAPLREVGALLDAKAVHTGRTAQNHLLAMAATHGIGAKRVQEVIDLTGLQSVAKKRVGGFSLGMGQRLGIAAALLGDPATLILDEPVNGLDPEGVLWVRQLVRSLAAEGRTIFLSSHLMSEMAQTADHIIVLGRGQIIADAPVADIVAGASLASVTVRSPHASQLAELLVAPDVAVLRSENGLLQVTGLAAQRIGELAAAHSLVLHELTPQNASLEEAYMALTQDAVEYRTEATR from the coding sequence ATGATCACAGCAGAAGGGCTCTCCAAGCGCTACGGCGCCAAGACGGCCGTCAACGACATCTCCTTCACCGTGCGCCCCGGGCAGGTCACCGGATTCCTCGGCCCGAACGGTGCGGGCAAGTCCACCACCATGCGCATGATCGTGGGCCTCGACCGGCCGAGCGCCGGCCGCGTGGCCGTCAACGGCAAGCCGTACGCCGCGCACTCAGCCCCGCTGCGCGAGGTCGGCGCCCTGCTCGACGCCAAGGCCGTGCACACGGGCCGCACCGCGCAGAACCACCTTCTCGCCATGGCCGCCACCCACGGCATCGGCGCCAAGCGCGTGCAAGAGGTCATCGACCTGACCGGCCTGCAGTCCGTCGCCAAGAAGCGCGTCGGCGGTTTCTCGCTCGGCATGGGCCAGCGCCTCGGCATCGCCGCCGCACTGCTCGGCGACCCGGCCACCCTCATTCTCGACGAGCCGGTCAACGGGCTTGACCCGGAGGGCGTGCTCTGGGTGCGCCAGCTGGTGCGCAGCCTCGCCGCCGAGGGCCGCACGATCTTCCTCTCCTCGCACCTGATGAGCGAGATGGCGCAGACCGCCGACCACATCATCGTGCTCGGCCGCGGCCAGATCATTGCCGACGCACCCGTCGCCGACATCGTCGCCGGGGCGTCGCTCGCCAGTGTGACCGTGCGCTCCCCGCACGCAAGCCAGCTCGCCGAGCTGTTGGTGGCCCCGGATGTTGCGGTGCTCCGCTCCGAGAACGGCCTGCTCCAGGTCACCGGCCTCGCCGCCCAGCGAATCGGTGAGCTCGCGGCAGCCCATTCCCTCGTGCTGCACGAACTCACCCCGCAGAACGCATCGCTGGAGGAGGCCTACATGGCCCTGACCCAGGATGCCGTCGAATACCGCACGGAGGCCACGCGATGA
- a CDS encoding ABC transporter permease subunit, giving the protein MSTTALTPTAARQQTGSRLSFGGVIRSEWIKLRSLRSTVWSYLIVFAIALGMAFLMSSSLSGMVAEGGTGSAAEQRGLLLMCATFGVVFGQLVVAVLGVLVISGEYSTGMIRSTLTAVPRRLPALAAKGLVLLVSTFVVGALSTVGAFLVSSAVLGGQGVSASLTDVDVILPLLGAALYLALVSLVGLGIGAILRNSAGGIATILGLLLLLPMVLQMIPTEWAHDLLPYALMSAGMASFGQSSFSSEITSVPLNLLIVLAWVTVSLIGAAISLKRRDA; this is encoded by the coding sequence ATGAGCACCACCGCACTCACCCCGACCGCAGCACGCCAGCAGACGGGCAGCCGGTTGAGCTTCGGCGGCGTCATCCGCTCGGAGTGGATCAAGCTGCGCAGCCTCCGCTCCACCGTGTGGTCGTACCTGATCGTGTTCGCGATCGCGCTCGGCATGGCCTTCCTGATGTCCAGCAGCTTGTCCGGCATGGTCGCGGAGGGCGGCACCGGCTCGGCCGCCGAACAGCGTGGGTTGCTGCTGATGTGCGCCACCTTCGGCGTCGTCTTCGGCCAACTCGTCGTCGCCGTGCTGGGCGTGCTCGTCATCAGCGGCGAGTACTCCACCGGCATGATCCGTTCCACGCTGACGGCGGTCCCGCGCCGCCTCCCGGCCCTCGCCGCGAAGGGCCTCGTGCTGCTGGTCTCGACCTTCGTCGTCGGCGCACTCAGCACGGTCGGCGCGTTCCTCGTCTCCTCTGCTGTGCTCGGCGGCCAGGGCGTCAGCGCCAGCCTCACCGATGTCGACGTGATACTGCCGCTCCTCGGCGCCGCACTCTACCTGGCGCTCGTCTCGCTTGTCGGCCTCGGCATCGGGGCGATCCTGCGCAACAGCGCCGGCGGCATCGCCACCATCCTTGGGCTGCTGCTGCTGCTCCCGATGGTGTTGCAGATGATTCCAACCGAGTGGGCGCACGACTTGCTGCCCTACGCACTGATGTCGGCTGGCATGGCCTCGTTCGGCCAGAGCTCGTTCTCGAGCGAGATCACGTCGGTGCCCCTGAACCTGCTCATCGTGCTGGCGTGGGTGACCGTCTCGCTCATCGGAGCGGCCATCTCGCTGAAACGACGCGACGCGTAG